The Schistocerca piceifrons isolate TAMUIC-IGC-003096 chromosome 5, iqSchPice1.1, whole genome shotgun sequence DNA segment cttaaaatgttATATACCCTAGCTGTGATGGTTGACAAGTCAAACAGCCCTTTCTGCTAGGATTTTCTACTAGACATTGCAATTGAACATATTAACTAAGgcaggaaatccaggatggaataatcagAACATTATGGAAACaatactcaccatgtagtggagatgttaagttgcagacaggcgcaacaaaaacattgctaagcaaGTGAGTTTGCAGCCAAATGTCTTCTAAAAAGTGATACacaggggggtggagagggggtgtATCTGGAGAGCCCAGAGTAGCTAGAGCAACAGTCTGAATAACTGACTAATCTGGCCTTCTATTAAACTGACACTACCTTGCTGTTTTGTACAATGAAACAAAGCAAGGCAGGACTACAGGGCACTTTTAGATTTGCTATGTGGCTTAATAACGATTGCACCCTCTTGGACACAATAGTCTGGGGAAAAACTGCCCAGTCAGATCTAAAAGTAGGGACCACTCAGGAGAATTTTCttcaggaaaaacaaactgctatTCTACAGGCTGGAGCATGCAATGCTGGCTCCCTAAATTGAAAGAGAATTTAATCATGGAAATCAGCAGGTAGAAGTtggatatattgggaattagtgaaatctGGTAGAACTAAGATCAGGGCTTCTGGTTAGataagtacagggttataaatacaaaatcaaataagccaACACCTACCCACTAGCACAAGTTTGTACACCAACTAACTATAGATGAAGAAATTTAAAGACTGCATAATAAACATGGAATTATTTAAGATAATTAAGGATGAAGAATATTTGACTGCAATAGGAGAAATTCTTAAGTATGAAaaggagaaggaaaagaaaaaagtaatgggagaaaggAAAGAAGCTGCCTGGTACTATTTTGCCGAGTAATTTAATCACTACCGCTGTAATTAAAGATCATGAACAAAGGTTGTGTACATTGAAGAGACGTGGAGACACCGATAAGTTACTGACTGATTACAGAATGGTAAGAGACTCAAAACCACATTTTaaactgaaagacatttccagTGACAGATGTGGACTGACAAATTACTGGTAATGAAGTGTAAGTTAAAGCTGAAAAAATTCCAGAAAAGCAGAAAATTGTACAGATGGGACTATAAttatttaaaacaacaaggatttTTTAGAGTTTTGAAGAAAGCATTAGGCAATGACAAACTGGGTAAAGAATGTATACAGGTAGCCTTCACAGATAAAACAGTGAAGGCAGgtcagacacacacagagacaagGCCCTGCAGAAATTCTTTGATAACACACGACAGCAAATGAAACATGTACAGGGGATACAGACGTCTACATTAATAGTTGtttcatggatcatgaatacgacgttTCTCAAtgagcgcgcgcgcacacgcacgcgcacacacacacacacacacacacacacacacacacacacacacacacacagttactacTTCATGCATACAAATTCATCTATTGAATAGAAGTTATTCAGAAACtttaacaaaattttattgaatagaTAAAACTACTCGTCAAGCAGTGGCAGAAAACACACAAAAGAGGGTTGcaattatgcaagcttttggagctggCGGCACCTTCAGACAATTTAAAcactggttggctatctgtcatacttttaatgatatttggcaaatgaccaaagattctggcagcataattcacccctttctgtgccaaagtccaATTTAACTCAGAATGGTgaggatcatcctttcttctagtgtcatagctatgcacattgctattatttttgaattgggatggttaTTACCAAATTTCAGAAGTGGACTTCTGTAtggcgaaggtactgtgaatacccAAAGTTTCTTAAATGTCTGCAAGGTTATCTTGAGTGGGCTCCAgccattattctgattacatgctttcatgcaatgaatattttttctctttaatgatgaattaccccaaaacataatgcaATATGGAAGCAGTGAATGCAAAtaagcatagtaggctaatttactgacattTTGTGATCACAATTTACAATAACCATAACATAAATCACTGaaactaaccatttcagcagatcaatgtgtttcttccaactcaatttctcatcaatgcacacacccaaaaattttgaattttctacCTTAGCaatagacttctgttcaaagtctattcatcaatggtgttatgccatttactgtacagaattgtatgttATGTTTTCCCATAATTTAGTGAGTGCATTTGTGGAGAACcacttaattttctgaaagatactgtttccaatttcctcggctaattcttgtttgttgcatGTGATTACTATAATTTTATCAGCAAAAAGAATTACCTTTGCATCTTCACGAATACAGAGcaacaagtcattaatatatggaGTCCACCAGAAAAAATTTATACTCTTTGTCTGGCTATCGATTTAGTCGTTTGACTTGAGCTACGAGTGTGTTGCAGTATGGTCTTTgcctcaacagatgttagtactagAGAAAACAAGATAGCTGGAGCACTCTACATTCGAGCAATGAAAATATATCgttaagtggtttttcaagtttgataatggcGTTTAAGTGAAACGTCAATGGAggtgggagtttgaaacagaaccacaAAGAAcatgaactcttcagaaaatttgcattctgTTGCCTATTAGCTAGTAACTTGTTTTGTATGACTTAAGATTAAACATACGATACATAAAACCAgttaagacaagagacaagcaaggcagTACATATTTCTTTAATCTGTAAGTCctggcatttttttctctctaatcttgctacagctttcatggcctgttttccctcctgcgaaagaatctattacctcatcaaagttgcTTCATGAAAAAACGAAATATCATCCAATACTGAAAAACCGttgatacaaatagtacccaagactggtgtggtttctcgatctgattacatgtgttttgtcactgtctgctagataaaatgaaatagacctatctaatattgcagcaactgtTAACACACCAAATGAGTTTTCACACAAATGGACATTTTTATAACACCAGAGAATAtatttcacgaagtaccaatatcaatgcctattagacctactacaagcaaaaagttttatgttagaaaatagtttcacatttcattcatacgctccagcttcttaagaatgagatcgaaaagtagtcatacgaaatttttacataaatatgGAATAGTCATTTTTCCACAatctgtgtgatgtccccatttcttctccttccttgttctaacaatcttgtcaccgctaattctgtagctattcctgccagtgtcaaaatttattctccagttaacttcactaaccttgtctatcaccagtttagttatcccgcatttattctacAGTAAGGCATTATTACATGTCCGTAAAACACATTTTCCGCACATTTTCTGAACAGAACTTAAAGGCCTGCTCACCAGGGTCTGTACAAACGGCCCTTATtagtgtagcaatctggccaaaaatttgtcacaatttcattttcttggatacacagaAGATAacacataatctttcttacctgttattcctgttagtcctttatttccactctggttgtCTGAATATATGGacttcactagtaattataacaatgctgattatTCGCAAACCCAGCCACCCACAAACAGCGATTTGCATTCAAGAGCTTGGCTTCATTTGGTTCAGctctgtccccttttgtctgcaagaaattttATTTGTCGATGCGCCAGGGATTCAAAAACCAACAgcaatgcatttcaaaatcataagaATAATTGACAGACCAATGTGGGCTGGGCGCTTTGTGAAAAAAGGTTTTTCCTCAATAAAATGGATTTGGCCCCCTGCTGAAATTGCAGCCTGGGGCAGATACCCTGGTTTGCACCTGGTTCTACAGCTGTGTAGTCCACACCGGGGAAGGCAACATCGAAAGTCTTGATGACTACGAAGTGAGAAGTGTGAATAACTCAGAACTTCAAAAAAGAATAGTCTCATCAAGATTTATCATGACTGCTTTTCTGCTATAACTATAGAATCAAACTGGTTAACTTCACAATTTAATCATGTGTTACCTAAGCACTGGAGATCACATTAGTAAAATCACTGCATAACAGTTGCAGCAGACACTGTACAAATAACCTGCAGGTTCTGCACCACTGCCACATTGTGTAAATTTTGAACTTCACATCAGTCTTCCTGGCTCTTAAAACTGATTCACATTGCTGAGAATGATTAGGATGTATTGCGTAATGATGTGCTAGTTTAATGCTGGTTCAAGGTATAGCATACTGTGGTgttacaatagtttcctgttaatATGGAACATTTGCGTATACATGAAAAATTGTATAAATGTGTAGGTATGGTCCTTCGTAGTTTACTCACTGCTGTTTCATTTTAAAGTGAGAAAACCAGCATTCATCACCATGCGAGTTTCTTCACAGGTTAGGAAATCTAGCAAGGGCTTCTTTACACATGGTCCCAGCTTATAATACTTTGAAATGTCAGAGGGCAACACTAGAGGAGATACCTTTCAGGATCTTGAGCTtatatttacttcaatttttttcagGTTTCCTTAACTTGCAGTAGATCTTTACAACTATACTGCCAGCCAGATACTGCTGATGGGATTGCTTGTGGTAAAATTTTGATAACAGAGCCCAAAAAATTACTTTTCAAATGTGTCTTCCTAAAATTATTACAGCCACAAAAAAGAAAACTATTCTTCATATTTTATTCCTTATTCCAATCAACTTCTATAAAGAGTTTGGATCTGCAGAACTGGCTGCAGTAGAGGTCTAAAAACAAAGACTTACTTGCAATTTTTCAGCGAAGCTAATTTCCTGTCTTCAGGACTTTTGATGTCTGCCATAGCGAATTCTAACCAACTGTAGAACATAAGagaggtcagatttaatttgagTATCTGCAGAATAAATGCCCGTTTTCAATGTAATTCCACATACTTTTTCTGTGGCTTTGTATAGTAGCAAATTAGTTATTTTTGGTGGTTTAGAATAGTCTTCTtgatgaaaatgatttaaaagagcTTGCAGATGACTATTTTTATAGAAGTGGACAAAAAATAGCCACTTTTGGCATTGAGGGAAATTCAACTCTGCCCTCTATTTGTTAACAACTGAAAAGCAGTAAAATTTTATATGCTAAGACCTAGTATCAGTAAGTTGTTACATGCAAAGTTTTACATTTGCCCCAGTTACTTACGGAGATATAAAAAGCAAAACTTTGCATTTTTTATAGTAATTTTCAGCCAACTGCTTCAAATCATCTTTATGCAGGCCAGCTAGAAAATAAAGTTATACTCgatcaagttttgtttctttcaagaaaatatttccaaaatgtaTCTCAAAAGTTGCTGAAAACTCATGGGTCCACTGCTGACAGCTGCACTATGGGGTCCAACAAATGACTATCTCCATAAGGATTGAAATAATGTTCGTGAAACTGACACTGATCACTGAAAACATGTGagaatgttcacacaaaatttcagcaaaatatgTTATGGTCATCCGGGAATTTGTGAAATCAAACAACTTGACATGGGATGGCCCAGCAATATAAATGTGTGTAACTCTGCACATCTGCTTTGTGTCCACGAAGTCATCACAATGATGGACACCCGTTTCCAATATACACAATGTGGCAACCACAAAGTAACTGAAAACACCCATGAACAAAAATTTAAACCATGCAAAATATTCCACTTCAGCAATAAAAATTAATGGGGTGGAAAGTAGGGGGTCTTGGGCAGGGAGAAGCTAAATATATAGTCAGAATGTCACCATTCTAAAACAAATAACGAAAAATTACGAACACAAAAGCCTCAGGAATAAACTGAACCAATAACCACAAAAAAATCTGGAATCTAACATTTCATTTGGCCTATGTAGCTCAAAGAGAAATGAAACCAGGCATGTCTtcctatcccctccccccccccccccccacccacacacacacaaactgaaatAACCATTACCTACACCCACTGAAACATTGCCACATACATTTGTCCCTGGTTTGTGAAGCGAAGACTTGGCTCAATGTAATAACTTATGCACTTTCTGCCAAGTGACCATGTACGTGGAGAACTCTCCAGAGTATATATAGGCCATGTTGCTGCCCACAACAGCAACCAACCAATGACTTTTCACATCCATAGATGGTActgaacacaaaaataaataataactttcaaaCCATTAAATTGACAAGCTAGCAATTTCAAAACCAAAAATAAATCAGTAGCCAATAATGACACTGAAATCAACTGCCAAGGCAGAAGAATAATTCAGACAACATCACGTCACACAGCACTATGGTCAATACTGCAATACTCTCCAACAATTTAgaaacaagcaacactgagtgcGCCATCACTTACACTTTGCAAAAAATTTCTAACATGCTGCCTCTCAATGACATCATACAACACAACTCTCACATCAAGGGTCAAAACAGATGGGTGGAACTGGACCCTTTCACTTACCCATTGGTCCCATAGTTAATTAAAAATGTGGTCAACATTTTAGTGCTAGTTataatacacagtattaatgaCAGAGCAGAAGCATGTAATGGAGATTAAGTCAGTGCTGCAAATTTATACACCACGCTTGAACACCTAATTGCATGACATTTGTGAAGTCCATATCTTAAGACTAAAAAATATTGTCTTTTGCAAATTATGGATAAGGGCATATGCTCTATAATAAAATTTCTCTGGTGTAGCAGTCTGACACGTAGTGATAGCTTACTAATGCATCAGATTAATTTAAACATTTAATTGTACAGAACCCCTTTGTTTTCCTGAACTCAAAAATCTAACAAAGTTCAGACTTTTGAAAATTACCAGCTCAGAAATACTAGCGGGGTTCGTCCTGGTGTACTAAATCGTACGTAACTTACTAATGGAAGGAACTGTGGGGTAAAACCTGTAGAAAGGTCAAAGCTCGGCCGCAGTAGACAAATTCGAATAATACAATTACTCAACCATCATGCTCACATTTAACTAATATTCCACCAAGTACAGTGTGCAAAACGCATCAATGTGAAACAATTTGCCATTTTCACTGTCAAACAACTATAATAACAAACCTGAGAGTATTTTCCATCGACAATGTCCTTCTGCCTATTAAGAAACCAGTCTGGAATTTTATACTGGCGAGGATTGCTCATAATAGTCACAATCTTCTCCACCTGAAAGAAGCAAAACGACGTAAGTTTACCCATTTTTCATCATATGGCGAATTAAATCTCTCCAACATCTCACATACGTACCTCCTCTTCAGTGCATTCACCGGCTCTCTTGTCCAAGTCAATATTAGCCTTCTTTAAAACTATATTAGCATAACGTCGACCGACTCCTTTAATTGCTGTCATTGCGAACATAACTTTCCGCTTTCCGTCAATATTCGTGCCCATGACACGAAGAATGTGTTGGAATTTCTCTGGTATCACGAGAGACTGAGAAGAACAATAACCATATTAAAACACTGTAGGAATACATATCTCTTCCACAATCTCTAGAAAACACTACTCTAAAATGAGATGGGTAAATTTGCAACAGATTACTAGCTTACCATTTTGGAAACGCTCTCCTCTGCCTAACGTGGCCTGCTAGAAAATGAACGCCAAAGAAGTTCGTAGTGAATGTGATGGTGGTGCAGCATGTCAATACGATGAGATCAAATCGCAAAGATAGCTTACCCCATAAAGTCGCAGACATTACAATTAATATACAATAAAACGAACGAAAGCGATTTATATACAGTGACAATAAAAACATATTACAAATAACAGAAATGTACGTATATAGAATAACTTCGGGTAATTTACTTCGAAGGTTAAGAAGGAAATATCTAGCTGATAGAGAAACAATAACTATCTATTGACTTCTAATTCTACCTTGCATGAACGTTTATGATGCAGTTTATAACACTAATAGCAACaaacagcatttaaacaaaatttgGTGAGCGAACAACGATAAAACAGCAAACTGATTATTTCCACAAGACGTCAAATAACGGAACAACAGAAGTCATCACCATCAAATGGCAGTATATCGacattaaggcccgtccacacgcaacgatatgTCTGCCCAAATGTCTGCGCACattacatctgcgcagacagatcgttgcgtgtggacacaagatttgcaccaacctgaggtgtgtttGAGCGAAActtctcaaatctgtgggttcaaaccacatctgcgttGACAAGTTGGAGcctgtggacaggagatcgccacaAATCTgacgcgaaacagctgtttgctcagtctagtgtttgtatttgtgcgcacagggcattaaaatggccgacactcgtcagtgttctcgagagtttgtaatagaattcattgaaatatatagaaaccaccgccggccggtgtggccatgcggttaaaggcgctacagtctggaaccgcgtggccgctacggtcgcaggttcgaatcctgcctcgggcatggatgtgtgtgatgtccttaggttagttaggtttaagtagttctaagttctaggggactgatgactttagaagttaagtcccattgtgctcagagccatttgagccatagaaaccacccatgtttgtggaagagtaaagtaaagaatatagtgaccgagacaaaaagacagcagcatacaatgctctaattgaaaaattgcgggtattatttcactcaactcttgtttcgatattgcagttgaaaattccaaatcgttgtagctccttcctgttgctaggaatcttaatgttaccgccagccgttcatgaggagaaattgcccttctctatacaagtattttttctcataatatgaggggttacaagctttaagagataattgtaagtttcgacatccatccacaaataatttcgccagtcgttaagTTCGCCCTGCAACtttcgcagtaaatttacgtgagaaaactgctttcgctttagcagccactgccTACACCATTTTGACTGCTTTCTCTGTTtctggtctgaatgttttttgcaactcaagttgcgaacacagaccacaacagaacttccttcatttctatatttcaaaataactgaattgaACTTTTGACATTTACGGGGagtgtagtcgcttgccactgatatttcttttctacaccgacaatggcgggcgagtagtagattggggtttgtgtcgtgtaaACACagcacatttgcagcgatcttttgcatgtacagacatctgcgccgatgtctgcgcagacagatcgttgcgtgagGACCGGGCTTTAGACAGATGAAAGTTTACTAATGGGAAAAGCAAATTTGACAACGGATGTTCTTCTTAAAAAAATCTGTAGGGAACTGCATAAACGAGGAATTACGGGAAAAGTGTCGTCCACACATTACAAAATATCAATGTTTATTTGGTAGCGAAAATATATTCggacacatcaaacaatatttataatagaaTACATAAAGCATACCGATATTTAACGTAAGATGTGTTTTTTAAAATACCAAATAATATCAAAAGCAACTGTATTTTTTCCTTCAACTGAGCCGAATTTTTCAGCATAAAAAAGTTTTTTCTAAACATTGTTtcacaaatttatatttttatttaccaGCAGAGTAGGATTTTTCTCTGTCCAGGTATTGTaaaatctaaatcattttccaCTTTGAGATCTCCAGCTCATCTTGTGGAAGAACACTCAGTGAAAAAACTATCCAAGTTATCACGGACCATTTAGCATTCTCTCtcgaaaataaaacacaataataaaatatagACCAAGAAGTAACAAATGCCCTGAATCCACTACTATAAAACGAGAGAGATTTGATTTGACTGGTCTTTATTTGGTACTGTAAAACTACATATCGTAAAAAGATGCTATTGTAATGTGGGACAAGTCAATGAATACTCTTCGCACATCCCAGAGATTCCTCTCCAAGGGATCTAtggcaaacgataaatgtaatgtaatgtacatTATTGTATAGGTAAAAAAGGAGGAAAAACAAACAACTCCAGAGGTTTGTTTAAATTATATCCAGGCTGGATGGATGTTTTTTTGTACTCTATTGAGAGTAGCTGAGTCTTTATGAAGGCTCTGTATCAGCTTTGTGTTATCACAGTCACAATCACAGTTTGTGTGGAAAAGATTTATTTTGTCGTTTACAAATATCGTTAACGAGTAGATGTACAGACTTTTGAGCAACAATATAAATGCCTACAGTTTGCCCGATTTCAAACAACACAGATCAGTCACACAGATCTtttttgcatttttaatttttttccatttttgcggTATTTCCCAGGACATACAAGACAagaaatggaaatatgcaaaagatGACAAAATTATAGTTTTGCTGTCAACATAGGGTAAAATGTCTCTTAGTGCAAGATATGTTGAGCTTAGTTTCTTCAGCTGATAATCGATATGTTCgtacaattttaatttattatccATTTGTATTCCTAGGTATCTTGTATGTGaagattcatttattttctggCCATTGATATCCATTTCAAGGGTTTGAAGCTTGTTAGTTACGATCTGAAACCAAGGTATATTGGTTTTTGAGAGGTTTAATGATAGACTATTTGCTCCGTACCATTTGTGTACTCGTTAAGCTGTTGTTTCAGTTGTAATCTGCATTGAGGATTTCATGCCCTTGACCAAGATACTACTTTCATCAGCAGACATTACTATATTTGCATAGTTATTGACTAATTCTGGTAGGTCACTCATGTACACTAAGATGACCAATAATCCAATGATCAAGCCTTGGGGAACACCATACTTAATAATTACCCAGTCTGGTTTTATTGTTTCACCTGCACTTGTTAGGACAACTCTTTGTTTCCAGTTATGTACGTAGGATTCAAGCCAAGATAATGGCTGGTTTTTGATGCCATAGTGTGGGATGTTTGTACTATAATCTGCGACAGCGTTTATAGATTCTGCGCTGGTGATGTGGTGTAGACAGTTGTACAACTAGCCAATCAGCGCACAGTCG contains these protein-coding regions:
- the LOC124798486 gene encoding 40S ribosomal protein S18; this encodes MSLVIPEKFQHILRVMGTNIDGKRKVMFAMTAIKGVGRRYANIVLKKANIDLDKRAGECTEEEVEKIVTIMSNPRQYKIPDWFLNRQKDIVDGKYSQLTSSYLDSKLREDLERLKKIRAHRGMRHYWGLRVRGQHTKTTGRRGRTVGVSKKK